A region of Clostridium acetobutylicum ATCC 824 DNA encodes the following proteins:
- a CDS encoding amino acid permease, protein MIAMGGAIGTGIFIALGDTIHQAGPGGALVAYACIGVMVYFLMTGLGEMATFMPVSGSFETYASKFVDESVGFALGWNYWYNWAITVAAEMVAGGMAMKFWFKGVPAVIWSILFLVLIVALNLLSVKAYGESEYWFAGIKVITVIVFLIVGTATILGIIGGHKIGLRNFTIKDAPFVGGVKSIFMVFLIAGFSFQGTELVGIAAGESENPKKSIPKAINTIFWRILIFYLGTIFVVSAIIPYTQAGVKISPFTMVFERAGIPIAAAIMNAVILTSVLSCGNSGMYASSRMLYAMAKEGKAPKILGKLNSRGVPVYALALTTIVASACFLTGLYAESTVYVWLVAASGLAGFLAWAGIAVCHYRFRKAYVAQKRDLNKLIYRAKLFPIGPVIALALCVVVILGQGITYFQADKIDWTGVITSYIGLPIFIALWIGYKIKHKTKVVDLKEVDLDVER, encoded by the coding sequence ATGATTGCTATGGGTGGAGCCATAGGAACAGGAATATTTATAGCACTTGGTGATACAATTCATCAGGCAGGTCCTGGTGGTGCACTTGTTGCATACGCATGTATAGGAGTTATGGTATATTTTTTAATGACAGGGTTAGGAGAAATGGCTACTTTTATGCCAGTTTCAGGTTCATTTGAAACCTATGCCTCGAAGTTCGTTGATGAATCCGTAGGTTTTGCACTTGGTTGGAATTATTGGTACAACTGGGCTATTACTGTTGCAGCTGAAATGGTGGCTGGTGGAATGGCTATGAAGTTTTGGTTTAAAGGTGTTCCTGCTGTTATCTGGAGCATTTTATTCCTTGTATTAATAGTTGCGCTTAACTTGTTATCTGTAAAAGCGTACGGAGAATCTGAATACTGGTTTGCAGGAATTAAGGTAATTACTGTAATTGTATTCTTAATAGTAGGTACTGCTACAATTTTAGGTATAATAGGTGGACATAAGATAGGACTTAGAAACTTTACCATTAAAGATGCTCCGTTTGTTGGAGGCGTAAAATCTATTTTTATGGTATTTCTAATTGCAGGCTTCTCGTTTCAGGGAACGGAGCTTGTTGGTATTGCGGCTGGAGAAAGTGAAAATCCTAAAAAGTCCATACCTAAAGCAATTAATACGATATTCTGGAGAATTTTAATTTTCTATTTAGGAACTATATTTGTTGTAAGTGCGATAATTCCTTATACACAAGCAGGAGTTAAGATAAGTCCATTTACAATGGTATTTGAAAGAGCGGGTATACCAATTGCAGCAGCAATAATGAATGCAGTAATTTTAACTTCAGTGCTATCCTGTGGAAATTCAGGTATGTATGCCTCAAGTAGAATGCTTTATGCAATGGCTAAAGAAGGAAAGGCACCTAAAATCTTAGGGAAACTTAATTCAAGAGGTGTTCCAGTATATGCATTAGCATTAACTACTATCGTAGCATCAGCATGTTTCTTAACTGGACTTTACGCTGAGAGTACTGTTTATGTTTGGCTTGTTGCGGCTTCAGGACTTGCAGGCTTCCTTGCTTGGGCAGGTATAGCTGTATGCCATTATAGATTTCGTAAGGCATATGTTGCTCAGAAACGTGATTTAAATAAGCTTATTTATAGGGCAAAGTTATTTCCTATAGGACCAGTAATAGCATTAGCTTTATGTGTAGTTGTTATTTTAGGTCAAGGAATTACTTATTTCCAAGCTGATAAAATCGATTGGACAGGAGTAATAACGTCTTATATAGGACTGCCAATATTTATTGCGTTATGGATTGGATATAAGATTAAACACAAGACAAAGGTAGTTGACTTAAAAGAAGTAGATCTTGATGTAGAGAGGTAA
- a CDS encoding tRNA dihydrouridine synthase, with product MKYYFAPLEGITGYIYRNAYEKFFGGIDKYFTPFIVPTSSKSLTSRELKDVLPENNKVTFLVPQILTNDANKFIFTTEKLMNLGYSEVNLNLGCPSGTVVSKGRGAGFLKKRQELDEFLEKIFSKSPAKISIKTRIGKDSPDEFYELIKIFNKYPLEELIIHPRIQTDFYNNKPNMKVFKDALELSKSTVCYNGDIFQSNDYIKLIEEFSNLGVVMLGRGIISNPNIIKKINSNNVLEKEVLKKFHDAIYEEYQDILSGEKNVLFKMKEIWFYMIHLFKDSDKFAKKIRKANRLRDYEAIISALFGEFDLI from the coding sequence ATGAAATACTATTTTGCACCACTAGAAGGCATTACTGGGTACATATATAGGAATGCATATGAGAAGTTTTTTGGTGGAATTGATAAATACTTTACACCATTTATTGTACCTACAAGTAGTAAAAGCTTAACTTCAAGAGAACTAAAGGATGTACTTCCGGAAAATAACAAGGTAACCTTTTTAGTACCTCAAATACTCACTAATGACGCGAATAAATTTATTTTCACTACAGAGAAATTAATGAATTTAGGTTATAGTGAAGTTAATCTGAATTTGGGCTGCCCATCTGGTACAGTTGTATCAAAAGGTAGAGGTGCCGGATTTCTTAAAAAAAGGCAGGAGCTAGATGAATTTTTAGAGAAGATATTTTCAAAGTCACCTGCTAAGATTTCTATAAAAACAAGAATTGGAAAAGATTCTCCGGATGAATTTTATGAACTAATTAAAATATTTAATAAATATCCATTGGAAGAACTTATCATACATCCAAGAATACAAACAGATTTTTATAATAATAAACCTAATATGAAGGTGTTTAAGGATGCCTTAGAGTTAAGTAAAAGTACAGTGTGTTACAATGGAGATATTTTTCAAAGTAATGACTATATTAAGCTCATAGAAGAATTTTCGAATTTAGGTGTAGTTATGTTAGGGCGAGGAATTATTTCAAATCCTAATATAATTAAGAAAATTAATAGCAATAATGTCCTAGAGAAAGAGGTATTAAAGAAATTTCATGATGCAATTTATGAAGAGTATCAAGATATTCTCTCTGGTGAAAAAAATGTGCTATTTAAAATGAAGGAAATCTGGTTTTATATGATACATTTATTTAAGGATAGCGATAAATTTGCCAAGAAAATACGAAAGGCAAACAGACTACGTGACTATGAGGCTATTATATCAGCGTTATTTGGAGAATTTGACTTAATTTAA
- a CDS encoding DUF1284 domain-containing protein, with the protein MIKLRPHHIMCFQGYEGKGYSQDFIDNMDNIYRDLKEKDNLKIKIVFSTDDVCGSCPNKISDNNCGCNEKVMAIDNKVIRVLKLKQKIYTYNELVNKLRLNINEGVMKDICGQCVWYENSKCKTSILSL; encoded by the coding sequence ATGATAAAATTGAGACCACATCATATAATGTGCTTTCAAGGTTATGAAGGAAAAGGATATAGTCAAGACTTTATTGATAATATGGACAATATATATAGGGATCTTAAGGAAAAAGATAATCTTAAAATTAAAATCGTTTTTTCTACGGATGATGTATGCGGAAGTTGTCCTAATAAAATATCGGACAATAACTGTGGCTGCAACGAAAAAGTAATGGCAATAGATAATAAAGTAATTCGTGTGTTGAAATTAAAACAAAAGATATATACATATAATGAACTCGTAAATAAGTTAAGGTTAAATATAAACGAAGGAGTAATGAAGGATATTTGTGGTCAGTGTGTGTGGTACGAAAATAGTAAATGTAAAACTAGTATCCTAAGTTTATAA
- a CDS encoding biotin transporter BioY, producing MKISTKDLVLCALFAAISCVLAQISIQLPFSPVPFTMQVMAVYLAGIILGAKKGFISQLVYVVLGAIGAPVFANFTGGVGAILGPAGGFIIAFPFMALIVGCVADKCRTKAYIIISMVLASVVCYVFGALWLVLVTKISFALAIKTAVLPFILFDMLKIIIVSIIGINIRSRIISGGLA from the coding sequence ATGAAAATATCAACTAAGGATTTAGTATTATGCGCTCTATTTGCTGCAATAAGCTGCGTTTTAGCACAAATATCTATTCAGCTTCCATTTAGTCCAGTGCCTTTTACAATGCAGGTTATGGCTGTTTATTTAGCGGGAATTATACTGGGTGCTAAAAAAGGTTTTATATCTCAGCTGGTATATGTTGTGTTAGGGGCAATAGGCGCACCTGTTTTTGCTAACTTTACGGGAGGCGTTGGTGCTATTTTAGGTCCTGCAGGAGGATTTATCATTGCATTTCCGTTTATGGCTCTTATTGTTGGATGCGTTGCAGATAAATGTAGAACAAAAGCCTATATCATAATATCAATGGTTTTGGCAAGCGTAGTTTGCTATGTTTTTGGAGCTCTATGGCTTGTTTTGGTAACAAAAATATCCTTTGCTTTGGCAATTAAGACTGCAGTTTTACCATTTATTTTGTTTGATATGCTTAAGATTATAATTGTTTCTATAATAGGTATTAATATACGAAGCAGAATAATATCGGGGGGACTAGCATGA
- a CDS encoding WD40/YVTN/BNR-like repeat-containing protein: protein MKKYKQTTKIELILSILSCTMFVLVYWISFYELYTLCKSGRDNKNIKVLFVSMIFFLVWFIIWIIRIIRKRKLSLEKIEDIYEFYWRLKNKFICLVAIALAVITCFYGAKIYHSAINYNGKLAWFLQDLKNKRTVSFEHNNIYQYGIDGIFQDIDKKVCMPKKLYVQSSFSLKFDANGRITAFDTYLYGKNDKDKLESYLISYDMKKSSDIVIYLNGHVDANYSKDKLFEPLIKTMKVIHLKKTVSKWNEKKYGILYYGKRSFGYNAEGIVNISSKGKLTPKGNDFSEEIGYIVSVFVPGKENIYTPVRYNLVDGIGNIKTSDSNNKEKFEQSRNSWGEFYLSKKVGYRLEVTAAALGNRSYSLNKTTDGANWKTINDDPFNGAVGTADGITFLNDKLGFLCLAYNGGGNGDLYRTADGGVSYTKVSFPDIKTNSRFDLPAMPYKKDGKLEVLVGQGSDGDRSKALYQSSDNGVTWQYIKEVSKN from the coding sequence GTGAAAAAATATAAGCAAACTACAAAAATAGAATTAATTTTATCGATTTTAAGTTGTACGATGTTCGTCTTAGTGTATTGGATCTCGTTTTATGAATTATATACTTTGTGCAAGAGTGGAAGAGACAATAAAAATATTAAGGTATTATTTGTCTCGATGATATTCTTTTTAGTCTGGTTTATAATTTGGATAATTAGAATCATAAGGAAAAGGAAACTTTCCTTGGAGAAGATAGAGGATATATATGAGTTTTACTGGCGTTTAAAAAATAAGTTTATCTGTTTAGTAGCTATAGCTTTGGCTGTAATAACCTGCTTTTATGGAGCAAAAATATATCATAGTGCTATAAATTATAATGGAAAGTTGGCTTGGTTTTTGCAAGATTTAAAAAACAAGAGGACTGTATCGTTTGAACATAATAATATATACCAATATGGCATAGATGGTATTTTTCAGGATATTGATAAAAAGGTGTGTATGCCCAAAAAATTATATGTTCAAAGCAGTTTTAGTCTTAAGTTTGACGCTAATGGGAGAATAACAGCGTTTGATACATATCTTTATGGAAAAAATGATAAAGACAAGCTCGAAAGTTATTTGATTAGTTATGACATGAAAAAGTCAAGTGATATAGTTATATACTTAAATGGACATGTAGATGCCAATTATAGTAAAGACAAGCTTTTCGAACCACTAATTAAGACTATGAAGGTAATTCATCTTAAGAAGACAGTTAGCAAATGGAACGAAAAGAAGTATGGTATTCTTTATTATGGTAAAAGAAGCTTTGGATATAATGCAGAGGGTATTGTTAATATTAGTTCAAAAGGAAAGCTTACTCCAAAGGGAAATGACTTTTCTGAAGAAATAGGGTATATTGTTTCTGTATTTGTGCCTGGAAAAGAAAATATATATACTCCTGTGAGATATAATTTAGTAGATGGTATAGGAAATATCAAAACTTCAGATTCTAATAATAAAGAGAAATTTGAACAGTCTAGGAATTCTTGGGGCGAGTTTTATTTATCAAAGAAAGTTGGATATCGCCTGGAGGTAACTGCGGCAGCCCTAGGTAATAGATCGTATTCTTTAAATAAAACTACTGATGGAGCTAATTGGAAAACCATAAATGATGATCCATTTAATGGAGCTGTTGGAACAGCCGATGGTATAACCTTTTTAAATGATAAGCTTGGATTTTTATGCTTAGCATATAATGGAGGAGGCAATGGAGACTTATATCGCACAGCCGATGGCGGAGTATCATACACAAAAGTAAGTTTCCCTGATATAAAGACAAATAGTAGATTTGATTTGCCAGCAATGCCATATAAAAAAGACGGAAAGCTTGAGGTTTTAGTGGGTCAAGGTTCAGATGGAGATAGAAGTAAGGCGTTGTACCAATCAAGCGATAATGGAGTAACCTGGCAGTATATAAAAGAGGTCTCTAAAAACTAA
- a CDS encoding helix-turn-helix domain-containing protein, translating to MNSEENTMEVEEVDVVSGRKRGEILYYTISQVATLLEQEEGTILYFTNVFDGILNIKISDKELTYTDKDIDKLEFLINLKNKGLTIKEIEKYCEGVSFDSEKVATSTGASSISFDEISETVSKAQNEQFDSLKEYLDNKIKENNEVLCKEIVGAIKEEQQKQIKELKEDILGEINTKLGEDNNNSLGDELYSKIDQILTEKLSAEGSMKAEFEKLSEMYVEREENIINEVKKYQTIMAQAYSLEQEMEKGKSGFLSKIFSGNDNK from the coding sequence ATGAACTCTGAAGAGAATACTATGGAAGTTGAAGAGGTGGATGTAGTAAGCGGTAGAAAACGTGGTGAAATATTATATTACACAATTAGTCAGGTAGCCACTTTATTAGAACAAGAAGAAGGTACTATATTATATTTTACTAATGTTTTTGATGGTATTTTAAATATAAAAATATCAGATAAAGAACTAACATACACAGATAAAGATATAGACAAGCTTGAATTCTTAATTAACTTAAAAAATAAAGGATTGACTATTAAAGAAATTGAAAAGTATTGTGAAGGTGTATCTTTTGATAGTGAGAAAGTAGCAACATCTACGGGGGCTTCTTCAATATCTTTTGATGAGATCTCTGAAACAGTTTCAAAAGCTCAAAATGAACAATTTGATAGTCTAAAAGAGTACTTAGATAATAAAATTAAAGAAAATAATGAAGTGCTTTGTAAGGAAATTGTAGGAGCTATTAAAGAAGAACAGCAGAAACAAATTAAAGAACTTAAAGAAGATATATTGGGAGAAATCAACACTAAGCTTGGTGAAGATAACAATAATTCATTAGGTGATGAATTATATTCAAAGATAGATCAGATATTAACTGAAAAGCTTTCAGCAGAAGGTAGTATGAAAGCAGAGTTTGAAAAATTAAGTGAAATGTATGTAGAAAGAGAAGAAAACATAATTAATGAAGTTAAAAAATACCAAACTATAATGGCACAAGCTTATTCTTTAGAACAAGAAATGGAGAAGGGAAAATCAGGATTCTTATCGAAGATATTCTCTGGCAATGATAATAAGTAA
- a CDS encoding cell division protein FtsZ, whose protein sequence is MEKSKMLLVGLGQGAGNVVDGLLSKNSSYNGLFFNSSSLDIRPLKNANIGKNVYLYPGTDGSGRDRTKSKEMIKDNANAIGTLLKKYPQTEVMVIFASFGGGTGSGAIKTFIQIAASAIPTTKINVVGILPSLSEDQLAFKNALECWNDINSVMHLINDIKFVDNNKRNTYTEINNEVVESLDLAYNLMGVHADGNIDKKDSFRINTADGAGVVLKLYDGLKDAKTAIDFAIKNSVFSQPDTYDCDYLGINLKIDGYDANEIGKSFEVYRSTYVTYNNSFNVIVLGGCETPTESIKLIKLALDDKSKRKQSRDKARSVIIDFDDEGSNNENNSDDTLEFSFE, encoded by the coding sequence ATGGAAAAAAGCAAAATGCTATTAGTTGGATTAGGACAAGGCGCAGGAAATGTTGTAGATGGTTTATTGAGCAAAAATAGCTCTTACAATGGTTTATTTTTTAATAGTAGTTCATTAGACATTAGACCATTAAAGAATGCAAACATAGGTAAAAACGTTTATCTATATCCAGGTACTGACGGCTCAGGAAGAGACAGAACCAAATCAAAAGAAATGATAAAAGATAATGCAAACGCAATAGGAACTTTACTAAAGAAATATCCTCAAACAGAAGTTATGGTTATTTTTGCAAGCTTTGGAGGCGGAACAGGTTCTGGAGCAATAAAAACATTTATTCAAATAGCTGCTTCTGCTATACCAACTACAAAAATAAATGTTGTTGGTATCTTACCAAGCTTATCAGAAGATCAGTTAGCATTTAAAAATGCTTTAGAGTGCTGGAATGATATCAATAGTGTAATGCATTTAATTAACGATATTAAATTTGTAGATAACAATAAGAGAAATACATACACAGAAATAAATAACGAAGTAGTTGAGAGCTTAGACTTAGCATATAACCTAATGGGTGTCCATGCTGACGGAAACATTGACAAAAAAGACTCATTCAGAATAAATACTGCTGATGGAGCTGGTGTAGTTTTAAAACTTTATGATGGATTAAAAGACGCTAAAACCGCTATAGATTTTGCTATAAAGAACAGTGTATTTTCTCAACCAGATACATACGATTGTGACTATTTAGGAATAAATTTAAAAATAGATGGTTATGATGCAAATGAAATCGGTAAATCCTTTGAGGTTTACAGAAGTACTTATGTAACTTATAATAATTCATTCAACGTAATTGTTCTTGGAGGATGTGAGACTCCTACTGAATCAATTAAATTAATAAAATTAGCACTAGATGATAAATCTAAAAGAAAACAGTCAAGAGATAAAGCAAGAAGTGTAATCATAGATTTTGACGACGAAGGTTCTAATAACGAAAATAATTCCGATGACACATTAGAATTTTCTTTTGAGTAG
- a CDS encoding SDR family NAD(P)-dependent oxidoreductase has protein sequence MEKELLNQVAIVTGGNSGIGKAISCELALRGATVAILARNKNRNEETQKEIIAKGGQAECYSVDVSDTKAVNDAVNQIYSKYKQIDILVSNAGNATPLEYATKMSVENFQSVLKTHLLGAFNCVKACGENMRKRKYGRIVIISSVAGYHGFAGQMNYAVAKHGLVGMGYSLAKEFDGSGVTVNVIQPGIIPTPMCEGVIEVAKEELSPERIGKPEDIAYATAFFCSPRAGFMNGTPLVIDGGLVLETSVDRAVKQLLKNNSL, from the coding sequence ATGGAAAAAGAATTATTAAATCAAGTTGCCATTGTAACAGGAGGTAACTCTGGTATAGGAAAAGCTATTAGCTGTGAGTTAGCTCTAAGAGGGGCTACAGTTGCAATCCTTGCTAGGAATAAAAACAGAAATGAAGAAACTCAGAAGGAAATCATAGCCAAAGGTGGACAAGCTGAATGCTACAGCGTTGATGTATCTGATACTAAGGCAGTTAATGATGCTGTTAATCAAATTTACTCTAAATACAAACAAATTGATATATTAGTTTCTAATGCGGGAAATGCTACCCCTTTGGAATACGCTACCAAAATGTCTGTAGAAAATTTTCAGTCAGTCCTCAAAACACATTTATTGGGAGCCTTTAATTGTGTAAAGGCATGTGGAGAAAATATGAGAAAAAGAAAATATGGTAGAATCGTAATAATATCATCAGTAGCAGGTTATCATGGATTTGCAGGTCAAATGAATTATGCCGTTGCAAAGCATGGTTTAGTTGGCATGGGCTATTCTTTAGCAAAAGAATTTGATGGCTCAGGCGTTACTGTCAATGTAATACAACCTGGAATTATTCCTACGCCAATGTGTGAAGGTGTTATCGAGGTTGCCAAAGAAGAGCTTTCACCTGAAAGAATAGGAAAGCCAGAAGATATAGCCTACGCCACGGCATTTTTCTGTAGTCCAAGAGCAGGCTTTATGAATGGAACTCCACTAGTAATTGATGGAGGCTTAGTTTTAGAAACAAGTGTTGATAGAGCAGTAAAACAGCTGCTTAAAAACAATTCTCTATAA
- a CDS encoding DUF362 domain-containing protein encodes MIADGEVGENYELIEINKKNFDYCKIAKEIAKEKQIIVLSHFKGHVLAGFGGAIKQLSMGCASKGGKLAQHANSIPKINRLKCRACKACANKCPQSAITVDKKAKIDKNKCVGCASCMATCQFSAITNSWFASLTKSFNERLAEYAYAAAKGKNNIYISFAFNITKNCDCEGHPMKHIAKDIGIFASTDPVAIDQACLDILDKNEGRTVFKRGRNTLEYAASIGLGSREYELIEL; translated from the coding sequence ATAATAGCTGATGGTGAGGTTGGTGAAAATTACGAACTTATTGAGATAAATAAAAAGAATTTCGATTATTGTAAGATTGCCAAGGAGATAGCTAAAGAGAAACAAATAATTGTGTTAAGTCATTTTAAAGGACATGTACTTGCAGGCTTTGGAGGAGCTATAAAACAGCTTAGCATGGGCTGTGCATCAAAGGGAGGAAAGCTAGCACAGCATGCAAATAGTATACCTAAGATAAATAGACTAAAATGCAGAGCATGCAAAGCTTGTGCTAATAAGTGTCCACAATCAGCTATAACTGTTGATAAGAAGGCTAAAATTGATAAAAACAAATGTGTTGGTTGTGCTTCATGTATGGCAACATGTCAATTTAGCGCAATAACGAACAGTTGGTTTGCTTCACTTACAAAATCATTCAACGAAAGACTAGCTGAGTATGCATATGCAGCGGCCAAAGGTAAAAATAACATATACATAAGCTTTGCATTTAACATAACTAAAAATTGCGATTGTGAAGGACATCCAATGAAACATATTGCTAAGGACATAGGTATTTTTGCATCTACGGATCCTGTAGCTATTGATCAGGCTTGTCTTGATATTCTTGATAAAAATGAGGGCAGAACTGTTTTTAAAAGGGGAAGAAATACACTAGAGTATGCTGCAAGTATAGGACTTGGAAGTAGAGAGTATGAATTGATTGAGCTATAA
- a CDS encoding DUF362 domain-containing protein gives MPKVYFKAIDSYSKTKEINEAAVKLLFTIEKRETVKLEKFIPLKVHLGEKGNNTFIAPKNFDGIIDYLKEKGINTAFIETNVLYKGQRNSIDNHLLRLLKNMALLKFLL, from the coding sequence TTGCCTAAAGTTTACTTTAAAGCTATTGATTCTTATTCTAAAACTAAAGAGATAAACGAAGCGGCTGTTAAATTACTTTTTACTATTGAGAAAAGAGAAACGGTAAAACTAGAAAAGTTTATACCATTAAAGGTTCACTTAGGGGAAAAAGGTAATAATACTTTCATTGCACCTAAGAATTTTGATGGAATAATAGATTACTTAAAAGAAAAAGGAATTAATACGGCATTTATTGAGACTAATGTACTATACAAAGGTCAGAGGAATTCAATAGATAATCATCTCTTAAGGTTGCTGAAGAACATGGCTTTACTAAAGTTCCTGTTATAA
- a CDS encoding cysteine hydrolase family protein yields the protein MNNVVLMVVDAQNGLIKKKPYNHKNVIENIKKLIIMARANNKEVVYVRHDDGEGTELEKGTEGWQIYSELEPKSGEFIIEKKYNSAFHRTDLKEYLESKNTDTIILVGLQTEYCIDATLKSAFDNEYKVIIPKDTNTTFDNEYLSGEKLYKFYNYKIWNKRFARVISMEDTLNRFIID from the coding sequence ATGAATAATGTTGTTTTGATGGTTGTTGATGCGCAGAATGGATTAATCAAGAAGAAGCCTTATAATCATAAGAATGTAATTGAAAACATTAAAAAACTTATTATAATGGCAAGGGCTAACAATAAAGAGGTTGTATATGTACGACACGATGATGGAGAAGGAACAGAGCTTGAGAAAGGTACAGAGGGATGGCAAATTTATAGTGAGCTTGAGCCTAAAAGTGGGGAGTTCATTATAGAAAAAAAGTATAATAGTGCCTTTCATAGAACAGACCTAAAAGAGTATTTGGAAAGTAAGAATACTGATACCATTATATTAGTGGGGCTTCAAACAGAATATTGTATTGATGCTACACTGAAAAGTGCTTTTGACAATGAATACAAGGTAATTATTCCGAAGGATACAAATACTACCTTTGATAACGAGTATTTATCTGGAGAAAAGCTCTATAAATTTTACAATTATAAGATTTGGAATAAACGTTTTGCTAGAGTGATTTCCATGGAGGACACACTAAATAGATTTATCATTGACTAA
- a CDS encoding LysR family transcriptional regulator has protein sequence MDYELLKTFICLAKLKNFTKTAEQLHVVQSTITSRIKHLEHTIGETLFIRTNKKVLLTGAGEIFLPYAKQLLSIQETAISRLHTLELFKDTLNIGAVHSIYDCHVQNMILKYMQRNKKIAIKITIEHSEELIQMLHDNQLDVTFTYLDIKSSQFICNPFYTDKIILVTGSQNNYNERGITNDELRSLPLLSSAILTEEFQEWFYSIFPRNYIYPLDININSNIVTFLKDGIGFSFMPESAAKNFIEEGSLIEVKLLESTPPSMKSYVLLNKQRINSEAVHSWLNEFPTLTST, from the coding sequence ATGGACTATGAGCTTTTAAAAACCTTTATTTGTCTAGCTAAACTAAAAAACTTTACTAAAACAGCAGAGCAGCTTCATGTGGTTCAATCCACTATAACCAGCAGAATAAAACATCTAGAACATACTATTGGGGAAACACTTTTTATTCGTACAAATAAGAAAGTACTGCTTACAGGTGCTGGTGAAATTTTTCTTCCTTACGCTAAACAATTATTGAGCATACAGGAAACCGCTATTTCTCGTCTTCACACTTTAGAATTATTCAAGGACACACTAAATATAGGTGCTGTTCATTCCATTTACGATTGCCACGTACAAAACATGATTCTTAAATACATGCAGAGAAACAAAAAAATTGCAATAAAAATAACTATTGAACACAGCGAGGAACTTATACAAATGCTTCACGATAATCAACTAGATGTTACCTTTACATATTTGGATATTAAATCTTCTCAATTTATATGCAATCCTTTCTATACCGATAAAATTATATTAGTTACAGGATCCCAAAATAATTATAATGAACGTGGCATTACAAATGATGAACTTAGAAGTCTGCCTTTATTATCCTCTGCAATTTTGACAGAAGAATTTCAGGAATGGTTTTACTCAATTTTTCCAAGGAACTATATTTACCCATTAGATATCAATATAAACAGTAATATCGTTACATTCTTAAAAGATGGAATTGGCTTTAGTTTTATGCCAGAATCTGCTGCTAAAAATTTTATTGAAGAAGGGTCTCTAATAGAGGTAAAGCTTCTTGAGAGTACACCACCAAGTATGAAAAGCTATGTTTTACTAAACAAGCAACGAATTAATTCAGAAGCAGTACATTCCTGGTTAAATGAATTTCCTACTCTAACAAGCACATAA